A single genomic interval of Tissierellales bacterium harbors:
- a CDS encoding sulfatase-like hydrolase/transferase, which produces MLLIILLLTKIGIFIYLTEIEHNKFIIFLISGLITLFFFTLIYLSNRKKKQTLAFAFYNTVSAFMFADVLYYHFFDSLPSITMLKQINQVGAVGDSVKTVLNPLTIFLLGDVPFLCIYSRKKKEKIKKERKVYNKKLRIGIPSGTLAIIIILFTTIHSLGYGTVIEKQELYTYHFLDILRVFKPDKTIAEENIYDTLPLRGKDIKGQRKHYGIGKDRNVIVIQIESFQNFLIDNFYDGQEITPNLNKLIKDKGSIYFDNYFQLLGRGNTSDAEFVTQNSLYPTRKDGSYFLYEDNTFHGLPWILRDEGYTSWAFHGYEPDFWNRKNAYPAQGFERFISEEDYDINEEIGFGLVDKEFFKQSLPHIREMGEPFYSFMVTLTSHIPFEMPEKYNVLKIRDEHKGTMFSNYLQSVHYTDKAIGEFIEELKKEGIYENSVIALYGDHHGLSPTIEDNQEVMSDYLGFEYDYQDMMNIPLIIHVPGEDINETISTVGSQLDFLPTILNIMGLKNEKSIMFGIDLINSTDSLVAQQSNMLKGSFFDNEKQFTMSKDGIFDNSRCHNLKTREAIDIEECRESYEKAIKEINLSDYILKNNLVKEILNGPGNIKIKEGKEKINTKNVEYAAITKDNIKYTLDEAYEKGFRMIEVNLEWNKDKEIAEVKNSQMTIDDLINWLEEHEDTYITTTTIADEIKTLVYMRENHPKMKDRIIPQIHNMESYPAAFTRNFDNILLNPIFKEYTEEEILDFTKRNELLGVVISEDMAEGELPKKLKEEGILTYVYDVNNRDHMKELKKKNVFGVFTKKIVP; this is translated from the coding sequence ATGCTTCTTATAATACTACTTTTAACTAAAATAGGAATATTTATATATTTAACAGAAATAGAACATAATAAATTTATAATATTTTTAATAAGTGGACTTATAACTTTATTTTTCTTTACATTAATTTATCTAAGCAATAGAAAGAAAAAGCAAACCTTAGCTTTTGCTTTTTATAATACAGTATCTGCTTTTATGTTTGCAGATGTACTCTATTATCATTTCTTTGATAGTTTACCTTCCATCACCATGTTAAAACAAATAAACCAAGTAGGGGCCGTAGGGGATAGTGTAAAAACTGTATTAAATCCATTGACAATATTTCTTTTAGGAGATGTACCTTTTCTATGTATTTATTCCAGGAAAAAGAAGGAAAAAATTAAAAAAGAAAGAAAAGTATACAATAAAAAACTTCGTATAGGCATACCATCTGGAACATTGGCTATTATAATAATTCTTTTTACAACAATTCATTCTCTTGGCTATGGAACAGTAATAGAAAAACAAGAGCTATATACTTATCATTTTTTAGATATTCTAAGAGTTTTTAAACCAGATAAAACTATAGCAGAAGAAAATATATATGATACTCTTCCTTTAAGGGGAAAGGACATAAAGGGACAAAGGAAGCACTATGGTATAGGAAAGGATAGAAATGTAATAGTTATTCAAATAGAATCCTTTCAAAATTTTCTTATAGACAACTTTTATGATGGACAAGAAATAACTCCAAATTTAAATAAGCTAATAAAAGATAAAGGTTCTATATATTTTGATAACTACTTTCAACTACTAGGTAGAGGGAATACTTCAGATGCAGAATTTGTAACACAAAACTCTTTATACCCTACTAGAAAGGATGGAAGTTATTTTCTATATGAAGACAATACTTTTCATGGGCTACCTTGGATTTTAAGGGATGAAGGCTATACTTCTTGGGCCTTCCATGGCTATGAACCAGATTTTTGGAATAGAAAAAATGCCTATCCAGCCCAGGGTTTTGAAAGATTTATATCAGAAGAAGATTATGACATAAATGAAGAAATAGGTTTTGGGCTAGTAGATAAAGAGTTCTTTAAACAATCTCTACCTCATATAAGGGAAATGGGAGAACCTTTTTATTCTTTCATGGTTACATTAACTAGCCATATTCCTTTTGAAATGCCAGAGAAATATAATGTATTAAAAATTAGAGATGAACATAAGGGAACAATGTTTAGTAATTACCTTCAATCAGTCCATTATACAGATAAAGCTATAGGAGAATTTATAGAAGAATTAAAAAAGGAAGGTATTTATGAAAACTCCGTTATAGCTTTATATGGAGATCATCATGGATTATCTCCTACAATTGAAGATAATCAAGAGGTTATGTCTGACTATTTAGGATTTGAATATGATTATCAAGATATGATGAATATACCTTTAATAATCCATGTACCAGGAGAAGATATAAATGAAACTATATCCACAGTAGGAAGTCAATTAGATTTTCTACCAACTATATTAAACATAATGGGATTGAAAAATGAAAAAAGCATTATGTTTGGAATAGATTTAATAAATTCTACAGATAGCTTAGTAGCCCAACAAAGTAATATGCTAAAAGGCTCATTCTTTGATAATGAGAAGCAATTTACTATGTCGAAAGATGGAATATTTGATAATAGTAGATGCCATAATTTGAAAACTAGAGAAGCTATAGATATAGAAGAATGTAGAGAAAGTTACGAAAAAGCAATAAAAGAAATAAATTTATCTGACTATATTCTTAAAAATAATTTAGTAAAAGAAATACTTAATGGCCCGGGAAATATAAAAATAAAAGAAGGAAAAGAAAAAATAAATACTAAAAATGTAGAATATGCAGCTATAACAAAGGATAATATAAAATATACCCTAGACGAAGCCTATGAAAAAGGCTTTAGAATGATTGAAGTTAATTTAGAATGGAATAAAGATAAAGAGATAGCGGAAGTTAAAAATTCTCAAATGACTATAGATGATTTAATTAATTGGTTAGAAGAGCATGAAGATACTTATATAACTACAACCACAATAGCAGATGAAATAAAAACTTTAGTATATATGAGAGAAAATCATCCAAAAATGAAAGATAGAATTATACCACAGATACACAATATGGAAAGTTATCCAGCAGCATTTACTAGAAATTTTGATAATATCCTATTGAATCCAATTTTTAAAGAATATACAGAGGAAGAAATATTAGACTTTACAAAGCGTAATGAATTATTAGGAGTAGTCATATCAGAGGACATGGCAGAAGGAGAACTACCAAAGAAACTAAAAGAGGAAGGGATTCTAACCTATGTCTACGATGTAAATAATAGGGACCATATGAAAGAATTGAAAAAGAAAAATGTATTTGGTGTATTTACAAAGAAAATAGTACCCTAA